GAGACTTTCTTTACGTGACCCCATTGCGCCTGTTAAATGGAGACAACATTAAATCCCGAACCCACCGGGCCACAGCCTGCAAGCCCCAGTTTCAAATGACATCAAGTCCTCTGCTAACCTGACAGCAGATTGTggcagtacggagtactccaTATATCAGCCATCAATACTTGACCTTGGCGAGCCAGTGGGATTGCGTCCAGAACGGTGTCGGCCGATCCGGCAGTTGCGGCTCCTGCGAGGTCACGCTGCAAAAAGGGGAATGTTGCAGGAGACCCTCAACCAAGGCAACTAATGTCCGCGTCCGCGTCTCTTGGGAGCCTTGGCTTGCGACCGCGACAATAGAAGGTCGAGCTATGATAGTCCCTTGCATGCGATAGATTGAACCAGCTTCTCGGGTTGCCTCACATGTCGCGCTTGTTTTTATAGGCTTGATTTCTGATACTGCCCCAGTTATCGACTCCATTGGCCGCCTGATTTAGGGTTTAGAGGCTTCAGATGAACGAGTCTTGACAGGCATCTTCATGTCATGCATGCCAGAACACTGGATACTGAGTTGCCCGAGTAACCTGTTTGCAGTGATGCTTTGACCACCCTCGTCAGCTTCAGCCAGGTCGGCAGGTCGCCGACTTAGCTTGAGTGAAAGGTGAAACTCGCACCAAGTCGCACGTTTGGAAGTCAGTCATCTTGGTCACTGGAGCCTCGTAAGTTCATCCAAACTGTTTCTAGACTTCTATCGAGAAATCGAATTCTCATCACGAGCTTTTTAGAGACCGAACTAAAGTCTTAGAAAAGTCCATGTGTCAAACAACCTTCATTATAGTTTACCGTCCCGACCTGCAGGTCTAGAATGTATTTGGAAGAGTTGAAGCATCTTCTTACTCTTGTCCTATGATTCATCGCAAAACACTCTTGATATGTCTATGTAATCAAGCCAAATTCGAGTCTCAGCGAGATTGGTTTGCTCAACGAGACGAGCCTGCAAATCACCGTGTAATGTGGGACAGATGGGCCTGAACGGTCGTGGTATGCCGTAAACTTGACAGCAGTAGATGGAAGGTTAGGTCAGGTCGGCTTTGACGGCGCTGAATATTGGTCGATAAGCAAGCCTGGGCCGTTTTAATGCCTCGGCTCAAAACGTGGCAACTAACATAAGCGACAAAGTTTAGTCCCCCATACGTGCCGTTGGAAGCTCAAAGTGCTTTTTGGGGGCGTTGTAGAGTAGGTAGCTTGCGAATGACGCTTAGAACATTCCAAGCCAACGACTCGCTGTATTAGGCCAAGTGGATGTAACCCCTAGCTACGCAAATGACAGGGCTTGAGAGGAAGTTGTATTCGTACGTGCGAGGGGAGGGTGGCATGCAGCAAGACGATCTAGTGAAGGTTGCATAATCCCATCGACCACATCGCGGGGGTGGCCAACTTCACATGTGCTACCCGTTTTGTGGCGTCAATAACCGACTGTCATCTTGCGTCGAGACAGACAAGATGATCAGTAAACCGCGTTGTGAGCTAGTCGTTGTGAATCGCGAGAACACGCGCACCAATGCCCTAGCGCCATCGGTTTAGCGGATCGGTGCTGCGCCATGTCTCAAATGCACCCATTTCACTAGGTAAGATAGAAGAAGACTAACCAGCCGTTGGACGAACAGACAATGCGTGATGGTGCTCACGTCTCAATGGGACTCGCATGTACCTATTGTCTCCTCGACCTTCTCTACAGATTCGATGCAGCGGGTTTCTTACAGACACTGGCGCGCCAATTGTAGAAGGTAACCTAAGCGAGAAGCCACCCACCTCTTCCAAGCCTCAATAGATGCCATTCATCTACTAAGAATACACACATGACTTGAACAAGGCAAGTTTAACTGCGAATAGTTTGCGATATGTCTTAGGAGCTGTGCTATCGAAACAGACGGCATTTGAGATTCGCTGGTGGCCGTGAGGCAGTGTTAAACACCAAAGAGGCAGGTTAGTAAATACAATGACTTACAAGTTGTGGAGTACAGAGTAGTGGGAAAGAAAAATGTCTCTTGCCGCTCGCGCCGGCACCCTGCCGACTCTGGGGATGTGTGTAAAGGAGGGACGGAATCGAGAGGGATGCTGGGATGCACAAGACTGGGGCTCCTTGCATCTGAATCGCGGAACCAGGGTTGTCTGGGGTGCCGCGCATCCTTTTTAGGGATTGTATTCGGCGATGGGACGAATCTGGATACCGGCGATCATCCCCGATCGCCATGGGCTACTGCAGCGTACATCAAGACCTTACGAGACAACCGAGGGTCACTTTACAGCCTCTTGGCTCAATCAACCCTAAAAGACTGTATCGTCGCCTTTGAGCTCAGCTGAGAATGTTGGTCAGCGTGACTAGACGAGCTACCGCGCGGGGCCAAATCGACGCTTTTGTTCGACGTTTCGACCAGTATGAACCTTAAATGATTCAGTAACCATGCATCGGCACATTTCTCGCAACCGCTTCCTAGCTGCAATCTCCGGATGACCTGTCCCAGAAACCGGTTCTACTCCACTTGGCCTGTCAACCACGTGTGGCAGTTACAGCTGTTGTTGCTGAGCAAGCAATCGCTAACACGCTGCAGATATTGCGCCACCCAAGACAGCTCAGATAGAGCCAGGGATGTTGTGTGCATTTATCCGACCCTGCCCTTGCCCCCCTCCTTTCCCCTGATGCTCTTCCCGTAACCCCTTGTCTTTCTTTTGTCCATTCTACTGGAGCAAGTACGGATCCGTAGGTGTTATTCGGTCTGGGCCAATATGTCGTCGTTTAACGCGAGCAGCGCTTGTCTCTCGGCTGCCTTGTTTCCCCTGACCGTTGTGGGGAAGAGAGTTCACAATCGGCAGGTAAGACCGGCAGCATCAATAGCAGGCAAATTCGAAGTCTTGGAGGGTCATTATCAGACGAAGTAGTCCCATCTTTAGGGGCATGTTAAATCATATATCGGGTCGTCCCGAGTCGAGATACAATTCTGCAACATCTTGCGTCTCTACTCACTCGTTACACCTTTGTACATACGCACAAACACTCGTTCCTTTGCTCTTAAAGTCCCACTCAGACACTAGTCACCATGGCGTACGTCGTGAAGATGGCTGTGGCTGTGGCAGCAATGCCGCTCCTCGGAGCGCTTGCTCGTCCGTCCTCTCCTTCAGTCTGTCTCAAGCGACAGAACGACACAAATTTGCTGCCGAGCTACGACTACATCGTTGTTGGCGCCGGTGCCAGTGGACTTACTGTTGCTAACCGCCTTTCGGAAGACCCTGGTAAGTGGCAGAACACTCTAAAGCGTCAATCAACGAATCAATAACTGACTTGGCATAGCCGTAACTGTTCTTGTTATCGAGGCTGGTGATCTGTGAGATTGCCCAAATGGACCAACAAAATTTTCATGTTCTGACGTATGACTTCTAGTGACGCGGGCGAGGATTACGTTAAGATCCCTGGATTGACTGGCGGCGCCGTTGGAACCAAGTACGACTGGAACACGACCTACGCCGCAAACGACGCCCTTGGAGGCCGGTCTGTCTCGATTCCCCAGGGAAGAGTTGTTGGAGGTTCAACTAAGCTTAACCGCATGGTATTCGACCGGGGCTCAAAGTCTGATTACGATCGTTGGAAAAGCCTCGGAGCCACAGGATGGAACTGGGATTCTTTGCTTCCTTATTTCAAGAAGGTAAGTGCTTGTGTCCCCTAGTGAAAATCGTGAAGGTAAATCGTGTCGGTAATCTAACTCTATTTCACCCTACAGAACGAGAAGTTCACACCCCCGAAGGCCGACATCGTCTCTGAGTGGGGCGTCCAGGTTGATGATGCTGCTCACGGCACCGATGGGTTGATGCAGGTCACCTACTCGCCTTTCTTCTGGCCTACAACTAGTTGCGTCTCTCCTACTCAAAACCATCGTAATGTCTAGGGACACGATCTAACCTCCTAAATAGAGTTCATGATCGACGCTGTTAAGGAGCTTGGAATCACCGTTGCGAAGGACCAGGCCAACGGTAGCCCAATTGGAGGTTACTTCTGCCCTCACAACCAGGACCCGACTTCCTCCACTCGCTCCTCCGCCAGAGAGGCTTACTACGATAACTTCACTGGACGCAAGAACCTCCACCTTCTCACCGGACGCCAGGTTACCAAGGTTGTCACCAGCGGGTCAGGGGATGCCATCAAGGCTACGGGCGTTGAGGTGAGTTAAGGCTGCTCAGCCTTTCAAATGATATCATCCAGCTAATGTTGTGTTCAGTTTGCCGCCAGCAAGGGCGCTCAGGCGCAGACTGCCACTGCTGCCAAGGAAGTTATCCTGGCTGCTGGAGCTCTGCACTCGCCCCAGATTCTTCAGGTTTCCGGCATTGGCGACCCGGCTCTGCACACCAGCATCAACGTCCCTACTGTTGTCGATCTCCCCGCCGTCGGCCAGAACCTCCACGACCACGTGATGCTGACTGTTGTTAACACCAGTATGAAACTTCTAATCTGAGATTGTCCTGACGCCAGCTGACTTGAAAACCCTAGTTAACACCACTCTGCCCGTCGGCTCTCTGCTCCAAAGCAACGCCACCTTCGCCGCCGAGGCTAGAGCCCAGTACGACAGCCAGAAGAACGGCCCTCTCAGCTCTCCCACCGGCGACTTCCTCACTTTCCTCCCGCTCTCGACATACTCCAAGGCTGTCGATACCCTCAGCTCCGAGGCGTCCGCCCAGGATGGAACCACTTTCTTGCCTTCAGGCGCCCCCGCTGAGGTGGTCAAGGGATACCAGGCACAACAGAAGGTCCTCAACGAACGTCTCACCGCCACCGACTCTGCACTCCTCGAGTTGATTTGGGCCGATGGTGTTGTTGTTCTCGGTCTTCAGCACCCCTACTCCCGTGGCTCCCTCAAGGCTGCTTCCTCCAGCACTTTCGATGCTCCCACCGCCGACTCCGCGTTCCTAAAGAACCCCCTCGATGTTTCTTTCTTGGTCGAGGGTGTCAAGTTCGCTCGCACCATCGCCGGCACCGAAGCCGTCAAGCCCCTTCAGCCCTTCGAGGTCGTTCCTGGCGCTAACGTTACCACTGACGCTGCCATCACCGACTTCGTTCGCCAACAGAGTGGTACTTTATTCCATCCCGTTGGTACCTGCAAGTTGGGCGCAAGAGAGGAGGGTGGTGTCGTTGATGCCAGCCTGAAGGTCTATGGCATCAGCGGACTCCGCGTTGTTGACGCCAGCATCATGCCTCTTGTTCCTGCCACTCACATTATGACTACAGTCTATGCTGTTGCTGAGAAGGTAAGCTCTAATTAACATCATTAAGCGCTTCTGTGCCGTACCTGAGATCGTCCGCTAATAATTCTGATTTTAGGCTGCCGACATCATCAAGGGCAAGACCGCATAGAGGGAATGATGATCATGAAGCACG
This is a stretch of genomic DNA from Colletotrichum lupini chromosome 10, complete sequence. It encodes these proteins:
- a CDS encoding GMC oxidoreductase, producing the protein MAYVVKMAVAVAAMPLLGALARPSSPSVCLKRQNDTNLLPSYDYIVVGAGASGLTVANRLSEDPAVTVLVIEAGDLDAGEDYVKIPGLTGGAVGTKYDWNTTYAANDALGGRSVSIPQGRVVGGSTKLNRMVFDRGSKSDYDRWKSLGATGWNWDSLLPYFKKNEKFTPPKADIVSEWGVQVDDAAHGTDGLMQVTYSPFFWPTTKFMIDAVKELGITVAKDQANGSPIGGYFCPHNQDPTSSTRSSAREAYYDNFTGRKNLHLLTGRQVTKVVTSGSGDAIKATGVEFAASKGAQAQTATAAKEVILAAGALHSPQILQVSGIGDPALHTSINVPTVVDLPAVGQNLHDHVMLTVVNTINTTLPVGSLLQSNATFAAEARAQYDSQKNGPLSSPTGDFLTFLPLSTYSKAVDTLSSEASAQDGTTFLPSGAPAEVVKGYQAQQKVLNERLTATDSALLELIWADGVVVLGLQHPYSRGSLKAASSSTFDAPTADSAFLKNPLDVSFLVEGVKFARTIAGTEAVKPLQPFEVVPGANVTTDAAITDFVRQQSGTLFHPVGTCKLGAREEGGVVDASLKVYGISGLRVVDASIMPLVPATHIMTTVYAVAEKAADIIKGKTA